From a region of the Heliangelus exortis chromosome 19, bHelExo1.hap1, whole genome shotgun sequence genome:
- the ANAPC7 gene encoding anaphase-promoting complex subunit 7 isoform X3, with protein MSVVEHVREMASAGLHSNVRLLSGLLLTMSGNNPELFSPSQKYQLLVYHADSLFHDKEYRNAVSKYTMALQQKKALSKTSKVRPSTGNTASTPQSQCLPSEIEVKYKMAECYTMLKQDKDAIAILDGIPSRQRTPKINMMLANLYKKAGQERSSVTSYKEVLRQCPLALDAILGLLSLSVKGAEVASMTINIIQSIPNLDWLSVWIKAYAFVHTGDNTRAINTICSLEKKSLLRDNVDLLGSLADLYFRAGDNKNSILKFEQAQMLDPYLIKGMDVYGYLLAREGRLEDVENLGCRLFNISDQHAEPWVVSGCHSFYSKRYSRALYLGAKAIQLNSNSVQALLLKGAALRNMGRVQEAIIHFREAIRLAPCRLDCYEGLIECYLASNSIREAMVMANNVYKTLGANAQTLTLLATVCLEDPVTQEKAKTLLDKALTQRPDYIKAVVKKAELLTLCINR; from the exons ATGAGCGTGGTGGAACATGTCCGGGAGATGGCGTCCGCCGGGCTCCACTCCAACGTGCGGCTCCTCAGCGGGCTCCTCCTGACGATGAGCGGCAATAACCC GGAATTGTTTTCACCATCCCAGAAATACCAGCTCCTTGTATACCATGCAGACTCTCTCTTCCATGATAAAGAatacagaaatgctgtgagTAAGTACACGATGGccttgcagcagaaaaaagccTTAAGTAAAACTTCAAAAGTAAGACCTTCCACTGGGAACACAGCTTCAACCCCCCAGAGCCAG tgtttgccATCAGAAATCGAAGTGAAATATAAAATGGCTGAATGTTATACAATGCTGAAGCAAGATAAAGATGCCATTGCTATTCTAGATGGGATTCCTTCCAGACAGAGGACTCCAAAG ATCAATATGATGTTGGCAAATCTGTACAAGAAAGCAGGCCAGGAACGCTCATCTGTGACCAGCTACAAAGAGGTCCTGAGGCAGTGCCCTTTAGCACTTGATGCCATCCTGG GTTTGCTCTCACTGTCAGTGAAAGGTGCAGAGGTGGCCTCCATGACAATCAACATCATCCAGAGTATTCCCAACTTGGATTGGCTTTCCGTGTGGATCAAGGCATATGCTTTTGTGCATACTGGAGATAACACAAGAGCAATAAATACCATTTG ctCTTTAGAGAAAAAGTCATTGCTGAGGGATAATGTGGACTTACTGGGGAGCTTAGCAGACCTGTACTTCAGAGCTGGAGATAATAAAAACTCAATTCTAAAATTTGAACAAGCACAAATGCTGGATCCTTACCTAATAAAGG gaaTGGATGTGTATGGTTATTTATTGGCACGGGAAGGTCGGCTGGAGGACGTGGAGAACTTGGGCTGCCGTCTCTTCAATATTTCTGATCAGCATGCAGAACCCTGGGTGGTGTCTGG GTGTCATAGTTTCTACAGTAAACGATACTCTCGTGCCTTATATTTAGGAGCCAAAGCTATCCAGCTTAACAGCAACAGTGTTCAGGCTCTCCTGCTGAAAGGAGCTGCTCTGAGGAACATGGGCAGGGTGCAGGAAGCCATCATCCACTTCCGTGAAGCCATACGCCTTGCACCCTGCAGGCTGGATTGCTATGAAg GTCTCATTGAATGTTACTTAGCATCCAACAGCATCCGTGAAGCTATGGTCATGGCAAACAATGTTTATAAAACTCTGGGAGCAAACGCACAGACGCTCACTCTGTTAGCAACAGTGTGTCTTGAAGACCCAGTCAcccaggaaaaagcaaaaacattacTGGACAAAGCACTAACACAAAGACCTGATTACATTAAGGCCGTGGTAAAGAAAGCAGAACTTCTTA CTTTGTGTATAAACAGGTAG
- the ARPC3 gene encoding actin-related protein 2/3 complex subunit 3 produces the protein MRLRFPSSHRLCCLISCSAGGGGRFAASASLLPSCPAPPSRLLPFEMPAYHSTLMDSDTKLIGNMALLPIRSQFKGPAPRETKDMDIIDEAIYYFKANVFFKNYEIKNEADRTLIYITLYISECLKKLQKCNSKGQGEKEMYTLGITNFPIPGEPGFPLNAIYAKPANKQEEEVMRAYLQQLRQETGLRLCDKVFDPQSDKPSKWWICFVKRQFMNKSLSGPGQ, from the exons ATGCGGCTCCGCTTCCCCTCCTCGCACCGCCTCTGCTGCCTCATTTCCTGCAGCGCCGGCGGAGGGGGAAGGTTCGCTGCCAGCGcttctctgctcccctcctgcccGGCCCCGCCGAGCCGCCTCCTGCCCTTCGAGATGCCG GCTTACCACTCCACTTTAATGGACTCGGACACCAAGCTAATTGGGAACATGGCACTGTTACCCATCAGAAGCCAGTTCAAAGGCCCAGCACCCCGGGAAA cAAAGGACATGGATATTATAGATGAAGCCATCTACTACTTCAAAGCtaatgttttcttcaaaaattatgaaattaag AATGAGGCTGACAGAACACTGATCTACATCACCCTCTACATTTCTGAGTGCTTGAAAAAGCTGCAAAAG TGCAACTCCAAAGGccaaggagagaaggaaatgtACACACTAGGAATCACCAACTTCCCAATCCCTGGGGAGCCTGGCTTTCCTCTCAATGCCATTTATGCCAAACCTGCCAACAAGCAGGAGGAAG AGGTGATGAGGGCCTACCTGCAGCAGCTGCGGCAGGAAACCGGTCTGCGCCTTTGTGACAAAGTGTTTGATCCTCAGAGTGACAAACCCAGCAAG TGGTGGATCTGCTTTGTGAAGAGACAGTTCATGAACAAGAGTCTGTCAGGTCCTGGGCAGTGA
- the ANAPC7 gene encoding anaphase-promoting complex subunit 7 isoform X1 has translation MSVVEHVREMASAGLHSNVRLLSGLLLTMSGNNPELFSPSQKYQLLVYHADSLFHDKEYRNAVSKYTMALQQKKALSKTSKVRPSTGNTASTPQSQCLPSEIEVKYKMAECYTMLKQDKDAIAILDGIPSRQRTPKINMMLANLYKKAGQERSSVTSYKEVLRQCPLALDAILGLLSLSVKGAEVASMTINIIQSIPNLDWLSVWIKAYAFVHTGDNTRAINTICSLEKKSLLRDNVDLLGSLADLYFRAGDNKNSILKFEQAQMLDPYLIKGMDVYGYLLAREGRLEDVENLGCRLFNISDQHAEPWVVSGCHSFYSKRYSRALYLGAKAIQLNSNSVQALLLKGAALRNMGRVQEAIIHFREAIRLAPCRLDCYEGLIECYLASNSIREAMVMANNVYKTLGANAQTLTLLATVCLEDPVTQEKAKTLLDKALTQRPDYIKAVVKKAELLSREQKYEDGIALLRNALANQSDCVLHRILGDFLVAVNEYQEAMDQYSIALSLDPNDQKSLEGMQKMEKEESPTDATQEEDVDDMEGSGEEGDLEGSDSEAAQWADQEQWFGMQ, from the exons ATGAGCGTGGTGGAACATGTCCGGGAGATGGCGTCCGCCGGGCTCCACTCCAACGTGCGGCTCCTCAGCGGGCTCCTCCTGACGATGAGCGGCAATAACCC GGAATTGTTTTCACCATCCCAGAAATACCAGCTCCTTGTATACCATGCAGACTCTCTCTTCCATGATAAAGAatacagaaatgctgtgagTAAGTACACGATGGccttgcagcagaaaaaagccTTAAGTAAAACTTCAAAAGTAAGACCTTCCACTGGGAACACAGCTTCAACCCCCCAGAGCCAG tgtttgccATCAGAAATCGAAGTGAAATATAAAATGGCTGAATGTTATACAATGCTGAAGCAAGATAAAGATGCCATTGCTATTCTAGATGGGATTCCTTCCAGACAGAGGACTCCAAAG ATCAATATGATGTTGGCAAATCTGTACAAGAAAGCAGGCCAGGAACGCTCATCTGTGACCAGCTACAAAGAGGTCCTGAGGCAGTGCCCTTTAGCACTTGATGCCATCCTGG GTTTGCTCTCACTGTCAGTGAAAGGTGCAGAGGTGGCCTCCATGACAATCAACATCATCCAGAGTATTCCCAACTTGGATTGGCTTTCCGTGTGGATCAAGGCATATGCTTTTGTGCATACTGGAGATAACACAAGAGCAATAAATACCATTTG ctCTTTAGAGAAAAAGTCATTGCTGAGGGATAATGTGGACTTACTGGGGAGCTTAGCAGACCTGTACTTCAGAGCTGGAGATAATAAAAACTCAATTCTAAAATTTGAACAAGCACAAATGCTGGATCCTTACCTAATAAAGG gaaTGGATGTGTATGGTTATTTATTGGCACGGGAAGGTCGGCTGGAGGACGTGGAGAACTTGGGCTGCCGTCTCTTCAATATTTCTGATCAGCATGCAGAACCCTGGGTGGTGTCTGG GTGTCATAGTTTCTACAGTAAACGATACTCTCGTGCCTTATATTTAGGAGCCAAAGCTATCCAGCTTAACAGCAACAGTGTTCAGGCTCTCCTGCTGAAAGGAGCTGCTCTGAGGAACATGGGCAGGGTGCAGGAAGCCATCATCCACTTCCGTGAAGCCATACGCCTTGCACCCTGCAGGCTGGATTGCTATGAAg GTCTCATTGAATGTTACTTAGCATCCAACAGCATCCGTGAAGCTATGGTCATGGCAAACAATGTTTATAAAACTCTGGGAGCAAACGCACAGACGCTCACTCTGTTAGCAACAGTGTGTCTTGAAGACCCAGTCAcccaggaaaaagcaaaaacattacTGGACAAAGCACTAACACAAAGACCTGATTACATTAAGGCCGTGGTAAAGAAAGCAGAACTTCTTA GTAGAGAACAGAAGTATGAAGATGGGATTGCTTTGCTGAGGAATGCCCTGGCTAATCAGAGTGACTGTGTCCTGCACCGAATCCTGGGAGACTTCCTTGTAGCTGTCAATGAGTACCAGGAAGCAATGGACCAGTACAGTATTGCCCTGAG TTTGGATCCAAACGATCAGAAGTCACTAGAAGGAatgcagaaaatggaaaaagaggaaagtcCAACAGATGCAACCCAGGAAGAAGACGTGGATGATATGGAGGGAAGTGGAGAAGAGGGGGACTTGGAAGGCAGTGACAGTGAAGCAGCTCAGTGGGCAGATCAGGAGCAGTGGTTTGGCATGCAGTGA
- the ANAPC7 gene encoding anaphase-promoting complex subunit 7 isoform X2, with translation MAECYTMLKQDKDAIAILDGIPSRQRTPKINMMLANLYKKAGQERSSVTSYKEVLRQCPLALDAILGLLSLSVKGAEVASMTINIIQSIPNLDWLSVWIKAYAFVHTGDNTRAINTICSLEKKSLLRDNVDLLGSLADLYFRAGDNKNSILKFEQAQMLDPYLIKGMDVYGYLLAREGRLEDVENLGCRLFNISDQHAEPWVVSGCHSFYSKRYSRALYLGAKAIQLNSNSVQALLLKGAALRNMGRVQEAIIHFREAIRLAPCRLDCYEGLIECYLASNSIREAMVMANNVYKTLGANAQTLTLLATVCLEDPVTQEKAKTLLDKALTQRPDYIKAVVKKAELLSREQKYEDGIALLRNALANQSDCVLHRILGDFLVAVNEYQEAMDQYSIALSLDPNDQKSLEGMQKMEKEESPTDATQEEDVDDMEGSGEEGDLEGSDSEAAQWADQEQWFGMQ, from the exons ATGGCTGAATGTTATACAATGCTGAAGCAAGATAAAGATGCCATTGCTATTCTAGATGGGATTCCTTCCAGACAGAGGACTCCAAAG ATCAATATGATGTTGGCAAATCTGTACAAGAAAGCAGGCCAGGAACGCTCATCTGTGACCAGCTACAAAGAGGTCCTGAGGCAGTGCCCTTTAGCACTTGATGCCATCCTGG GTTTGCTCTCACTGTCAGTGAAAGGTGCAGAGGTGGCCTCCATGACAATCAACATCATCCAGAGTATTCCCAACTTGGATTGGCTTTCCGTGTGGATCAAGGCATATGCTTTTGTGCATACTGGAGATAACACAAGAGCAATAAATACCATTTG ctCTTTAGAGAAAAAGTCATTGCTGAGGGATAATGTGGACTTACTGGGGAGCTTAGCAGACCTGTACTTCAGAGCTGGAGATAATAAAAACTCAATTCTAAAATTTGAACAAGCACAAATGCTGGATCCTTACCTAATAAAGG gaaTGGATGTGTATGGTTATTTATTGGCACGGGAAGGTCGGCTGGAGGACGTGGAGAACTTGGGCTGCCGTCTCTTCAATATTTCTGATCAGCATGCAGAACCCTGGGTGGTGTCTGG GTGTCATAGTTTCTACAGTAAACGATACTCTCGTGCCTTATATTTAGGAGCCAAAGCTATCCAGCTTAACAGCAACAGTGTTCAGGCTCTCCTGCTGAAAGGAGCTGCTCTGAGGAACATGGGCAGGGTGCAGGAAGCCATCATCCACTTCCGTGAAGCCATACGCCTTGCACCCTGCAGGCTGGATTGCTATGAAg GTCTCATTGAATGTTACTTAGCATCCAACAGCATCCGTGAAGCTATGGTCATGGCAAACAATGTTTATAAAACTCTGGGAGCAAACGCACAGACGCTCACTCTGTTAGCAACAGTGTGTCTTGAAGACCCAGTCAcccaggaaaaagcaaaaacattacTGGACAAAGCACTAACACAAAGACCTGATTACATTAAGGCCGTGGTAAAGAAAGCAGAACTTCTTA GTAGAGAACAGAAGTATGAAGATGGGATTGCTTTGCTGAGGAATGCCCTGGCTAATCAGAGTGACTGTGTCCTGCACCGAATCCTGGGAGACTTCCTTGTAGCTGTCAATGAGTACCAGGAAGCAATGGACCAGTACAGTATTGCCCTGAG TTTGGATCCAAACGATCAGAAGTCACTAGAAGGAatgcagaaaatggaaaaagaggaaagtcCAACAGATGCAACCCAGGAAGAAGACGTGGATGATATGGAGGGAAGTGGAGAAGAGGGGGACTTGGAAGGCAGTGACAGTGAAGCAGCTCAGTGGGCAGATCAGGAGCAGTGGTTTGGCATGCAGTGA